A region of the Plasmodium sp. gorilla clade G2 genome assembly, chromosome: 9 genome:
tacacattttctaaaataatataaattttttctataagaaaattaatatgaacaaacaatacaatttaataatatatttaataattatgtaaATTATACAATAAGTacacaaattatatatacatatatatatatatatatatatatatatatatatgctatTGACACAAacacaaaataatttaaaaatattaacaaataaaatagtaaaataaaaatacattcagataaattacaataataaatattatttacgAAAATATAAACTTCCATTAAAcagaaaattttataatactaatgtataatataaaattatgcacatatatatatataataaatatcctCTTcgtaaatttaaatatttatataatatcttaATTCAAAAATGcatatattgaaaaagaaATGCACTTAACAATAACACATTTATGTTACTAAGAACATTTCTACATTTATAATtgctatattttttataaaatagttctaaaaaatatataatatatattattaatttttaaataataataaatcacCACCATAACATAttaatgatatttttttaataataaatgttttttaaaaccaaaataaaaacacttatttttatttttaagacCACCATTTATAATCATTTAgttcatttaaatttaaattatttctgTACTCAAAGTGGAGTaatttctataaaaaaaaaaaaataataaaatatataaataaataaataaatatatatatatatatatatatatatatatatttatttatgtacacataataaaattacttgttattatttaatatttatatttacctgtagtatattttttaaatcatttgGCCACTTTTTTGTATGTTCGAATTTATCAAAATTCATATTCAAACTCATAAAATCTGAAAACCTTTTATCTTTTAAGATATCCGCTTTTTCCCATAAAAATTCATTATTCCAAATTTTAATGAACAAAATCCCAAGCATGTACTTATCTGCACTTGTTActtcataataaaattttttttttctctcacTATctgtaatataatttatatgtttcaaTGGATCATCTATTTCATATTccttataaaatttatataatataaaacattctGGTGGAGTGTATGGAATTTTTGAAACATTGCTTACACAtgattgaaaaaaatataaatcatctCCTTCTTTGGTATGCCTTaaattataagtatatattggGGAACTTTTAGAGAAATCACATAATCTTACTTGTAAATAATTTGATATCAATATATTAGAATCAATAAAATCAAGATGAGCCAATCCTGCATCATGTAAATTTTTCATTAAATTTAAACATTGACTaagaattttctttttctcgtTTTTACTTAATAAAGAAGCATATATATCATTCCTTCTAATTAAATAGCTATATAAATCTTCACCAAAAAATTCAGATATTATTACAACATATCcctttatattatgttttatttgttcttttaatatatggtTAAACGTACGTAAATCTTTAAAATCcttatcttttaatatagTATCTTttgtattcatattatctatttcaaataatattttatataatttaggTACTATTCCTACATgatattcatttaaaaaagcTAAGGCACATGCCtccataataaaattttctccattaaaaatatattctccattatattcattcattAAATCAAACTGATTcatccatatttttataggaatcttttttataaataattttacatGGTTTTCATAACCATCATTTGACCTAATAATAGTTTCAAACATCTCATGAACATTACTCCTACCACGTTTACTAAGTCCAATAGTTGGAATACGAGTTAATTTCCagtctttatattttataccaTTTATTGAATATTCATCTGCACTACATAAAATTCTATATACCTCATATTGACCTATTTGCCAATTAAACACGTGTTTTGATTTAATTTCATGCTCTAAATATTTtccaatttttttatctactTGTATTGTATAATTTGATAAACACGAAATATCCTCTTCAGAAGACTTTATTTCCTCTAATTCGTAGTCATAAGAACAACTTGCCTCATTCTCTTTATTAGTATTGATGTTTCTAATTTCacatgatatttttttaacgcgtttttttatagtattcaaataaaaattagtATTTAAGCTTTTCCTATTACtttcattttcataatcACCATTtaagttatttttttttatatctgtTTTCTCATTctccatatatttatttacattttcattCCTATTTTCACTACTTTGTGTGTCATTTTGAAGACCtttcttaaaaaattttgttgatatattatttatattagatATAACCTTATTCTTCAGATTATTTAAGGTACctccatttttattttcattcatgTGTTCCATATCTTTATTCACCCTACCAATTGTTTCGTTTCCTTCTGTTATGTTTTCCCTTACTTCAATGTTCTCTTCATATTTTGAAACAACTGatctacattttttaaaaaagtcaTTTGTAtcagttttaaaaaaatatattactttaTCCTTTAAATTAACAACTACATTTCCTTCATTATCTCCTGTATCTAATTCACTTTCTTGTGAAAAGTCATCTGTATCCGTAATATAAGTATTTGTATAAGTGTCAtccatttttatatcttcatgaacttttatatcatctcctaaatcatttatatatttttctgaaTTACTATCATTCTGTATGtcttcttttatatctttcTGATCTTTTACATCTTCTTGTACAATGTTTCCATCTTTGtcatcttcatttatatctttctCATCTTTTACACCTTCTTTTATAAGTTTTTCATCTTTGAGATCGTCGTTTATAAGTTTTTCATCTTTGAGATCGTCGTTTATAATTTGTTCATCTTCTACatcttcttttatatctttcTCATCTTTGATATCTTCTTTTACAATTTTTTCATCTTCCCTATTTTGTTTAAATCTCATTAAATCACCTTCTAATTTCTTAATATCTTCCTTTATTTCCagtacatttatatttaaatcttTTTGAACTTGTACGCACGTGTTTAAATCATCTAATTCTTTTGTATAATcgtgtttatatatatcatctattttattttctaaaatgtccatatcattttttacatCTGTCTTTATACCtaaatcatattttttatctttatctaTTCCTTTctcaatatttatatcttttatagtTTCGTGATCTTTTAAATCGTCttcttcataattattattcaaatCATTAATTTCTTCTATAAATGTATCTTTTAGATAATTCATATTCGTATCATTTGAAacattatttatgttttcatttacctcatcattttttaaaatatcaaaGTGTACCTTTTCAGATGAACTTTCACTAACATTTTCAAATTCAGACAATATCCttccatatttataatttgttaatatatattgaattgTCTTATTTTCAATTATATCATTGttctataaaataaaacaaagtatatacatatattatttaatatatatatatttttacaatatatagaaatttattttttattttttataatacttGTAAAGACCAATAAAAAGTTCCTATACATGATAtggaaatgaaaaataaaaaaaaaactgatTTGAACAAATATGTACTTGTTTTATTTCTATCCATATAAAGGAAgcaattcttttttttctttataatatacataattatttgttAACTATTTTGTACATCAAgtaaaacaaaattaattttatcagagaaaagaaatattaattattttcctttattcataaatatatatatatatattatgtatgtgaaaaaataaaattataatattacaattaacatatatattatatatagaattatattttttaatataactaCATTTCATGTGTAgacaaaatttaaaatatgttgttttataataataccttaaaaaaatatgtagatgaataaataatatttttatgtattaattataatttataaatattattttattttattatttttaatttaattatttcatcttatccataatatatatattcaatttgcaatcaaaattttcatatatttcaaacatatatttaaaaaaaaatatatatataattcaaaattataattttataattatcatttttatatattatataataaaaaaaaaattaaaataatataataattcttataataaacaattgaaaatatatgtattttttttttttttttttaacagtATTCTccataattaaaaattttttctttttatattctcatttccatatttaataaaatacaaatattaaaatatgaataaataaataaatatatatatatataagtatatagagagattatttaaaatttttatttttttaattatataattaaaaaatatataaattaaaattattatgatatatatatattttttattcttttaaggaatttttttaaaaaagtaaaaaaaagtacaggGATCCagttttttatatactttgTGTACAAGtttttatacttatatataatataataaattaaaaaagaaagggaaaataaaaaattatttttaacttttatttctattacacaacataaaatatatataaatatatttttattattatataatataaaattattaaatatttaatttgtatatttttggACAAA
Encoded here:
- a CDS encoding serine/threonine protein kinase, FIKK family, putative gives rise to the protein MDRNKTSTYLFKSVFFLFFISISCIGTFYWSLQNNDIIENKTIQYILTNYKYGRILSEFENVSESSSEKVHFDILKNDEVNENINNVSNDTNMNYLKDTFIEEINDLNNNYEEDDLKDHETIKDINIEKGIDKDKKYDLGIKTDVKNDMDILENKIDDIYKHDYTKELDDLNTCVQVQKDLNINVLEIKEDIKKLEGDLMRFKQNREDEKIVKEDIKDEKDIKEDVEDEQIINDDLKDEKLINDDLKDEKLIKEGVKDEKDINEDDKDGNIVQEDVKDQKDIKEDIQNDSNSEKYINDLGDDIKVHEDIKMDDTYTNTYITDTDDFSQESELDTGDNEGNVVVNLKDKVIYFFKTDTNDFFKKCRSVVSKYEENIEVRENITEGNETIGRVNKDMEHMNENKNGGTLNNLKNKVISNINNISTKFFKKGLQNDTQSSENRNENVNKYMENEKTDIKKNNLNGDYENESNRKSLNTNFYLNTIKKRVKKISCEIRNINTNKENEASCSYDYELEEIKSSEEDISCLSNYTIQVDKKIGKYLEHEIKSKHVFNWQIGQYEVYRILCSADEYSINGIKYKDWKLTRIPTIGLSKRGRSNVHEMFETIIRSNDGYENHVKLFIKKIPIKIWMNQFDLMNEYNGEYIFNGENFIMEACALAFLNEYHVGIVPKLYKILFEIDNMNTKDTILKDKDFKDLRTFNHILKEQIKHNIKGYVVIISEFFGEDLYSYLIRRNDIYASLLSKNEKKKILSQCLNLMKNLHDAGLAHLDFIDSNILISNYLQVRLCDFSKSSPIYTYNLRHTKEGDDLYFFQSCVSNVSKIPYTPPECFILYKFYKEYEIDDPLKHINYITDSERKKKFYYEVTSADKYMLGILFIKIWNNEFLWEKADILKDKRFSDFMSLNMNFDKFEHTKKWPNDLKNILQKLLHFEYRNNLNLNELNDYKWWS